The following coding sequences are from one Salvelinus namaycush isolate Seneca chromosome 23, SaNama_1.0, whole genome shotgun sequence window:
- the LOC120018550 gene encoding odorant receptor 131-2-like yields the protein MPNTSQGSEGSLVLPTVQYQRHLNDKVVIVQVFIGIFLCINSLMIVTFFKKEAFFTNTRYIFFAHMLVCDSMFLALTDVLLLMSYSRVPMPGGLCIFLVVILENLTVATPLTLTAMSLERYIAICMPLHHSELSTPVRAMRCILLIQALSSVEWIIVISILFSAVPLSFYTSLLVCSFEQMIVFSWQGHLSSALCQFYFLVMSVVIAFTYVKIMVAARAVSPDSKKSTNKGLRTVILHGFQLLLCLIQFWCPMIESVIMKINFNVFIQVRYIDYIIFILAPRCLSPLVYGLRDKDFVVVMKYYALFGYSKKVFIFNMDKPNDVKVKNSHAHTCKVNAGHV from the coding sequence ATGCCGAATACAAGCCAGGGCAGTGAGGGCAGTCTTGTTCTTCCGACTGTGCAATACCAAAGACATCTGAATGACAAAGTGGTGATAGTCCAAGTGTTTATTGGCATCTTCCTCTGCATCAACTCCCTCATGATCGTGACCTTCTTTAAAAAAGAGGCCTTCTTCACCAACACACGATACATATTCTTTGCTCACATGCTGGTTTGTGACAGTATGTTTCTGGCTCTGACTGATGTATTGCTGCTGATGAGCTACTCCAGGGTACCAATGCCAGGTGGGCTATGTATATTTCTGGTTGTGATCTTAGAAAACCTGACTGTTGCCACACCGCTGACACTGACAGCCATGAGCCTGGAGCGCTATATAGCAATCTGCATGCCCCTGCACCACAGTGAACTTTCCACCCCGGTGAGGGCCATGCGCTGCATCCTACTCATCCAGGCTCTCAGCTCTGTTGAATGGATCATTGTGATCTCCATCCTCTTCTCGGCTGTACCTCTGAGCTTCTACACCTCTCTTCTAGTCTGCAGTTTTGAGCAGATGATTGTGTTCTCCTGGCAGGGCCACCTCAGCTCGGCTCTGTGTCAGTTCTACTTCCTGGTCATGTCCGtagtcatagctttcacctatgTGAAGATCATGGTGGCTGCTCGAGCTGTCTCACCAGACAGTAAGAAGTCCACCAATAAGGGCCTGAGGACAGTTATTCTCCATGGCTTCCAGTTACTCCTTTGTTTGATTCAGTTCTGGTGTCCTATGATAGAATCGGTTATAATGAAGATCAATTTTAATGTGTTTATTCAGGTTAGGTATATTGACTATATTATTTTTATTCTTGCCCCTCGATGTCTGAGTCCACTTGTGTATGGATTAAGGGATAAGGATTTTGTGGTGGTTATGAAATATTATGCCCTGTTTGGATATTCTAAAAAAGTATTTATATTTAATATGGACAAGCCTAATGATGTAAAGGTAAAAAACTCCCATGCACACACCTGTAAGGTAAACGCGGGCCATGTGTAA